Below is a genomic region from Actinomycetota bacterium.
GGATGTCGACGCGCTTGCCGGTCGGGGCGATGCCCTGCCACGGTCCGCCTTCGAACGTGCCGCGGAGGTGCCACTGGCCGACCGCCGTGTTCTCGTCGACCTCCATGATGTTCTCGACCTCGAAGTCGAGATCCGGGAGGGCCGCGAACGTCTCGGCGAAGAACGCGCGCAGGTCGTCGTGGTCGTCGATCGTCCCGGTCACGAGGAACTCCTCGACGATCTCGGGGTGCCACGTCGCGGCCAGCGCTTCGAGATCGCGCGCTGCCAGCGCCCCGAACGCCGCCGCCATGAGCTCGCCCGCACGGGGCGTGGTCTTCGCCTTGGTGGTTCGGGGAGCGCTGGAAGCCGTGACCTCGGCGTCAGCGCTGCCGGTGCCAGGGGTGGCGGTCTCCGTGTCGGCGGTGTCGGTGGTGTCTGCCACGTCGGTGTCTGCCACGTCGGTGTCTGCCACGTCGGGCTCCCGTCCTCGGATGCCTGTGACTCTAGGCGCTGGCTCACACCCGGCGGGGCGTGAGGCGGTCAGCGGCGGCGGACGGGTTGGACCTGGTCGACGTCGAAGTCCTCGATGGTGCGGGTGAGGTCCACGGTCAGCTGCGACCACGGCCCGGGCGGGGCGGGTGGGGTGGC
It encodes:
- a CDS encoding ester cyclase; amino-acid sequence: MADTDVADTDVADTTDTADTETATPGTGSADAEVTASSAPRTTKAKTTPRAGELMAAAFGALAARDLEALAATWHPEIVEEFLVTGTIDDHDDLRAFFAETFAALPDLDFEVENIMEVDENTAVGQWHLRGTFEGGPWQGIAPTGKRVDIRGIDVMEFHNGLLVHNTVYYDGLTFARQVGLLPRQGSAPDRAMMAGFNALQTLRANLQARTKR